One window of Siniperca chuatsi isolate FFG_IHB_CAS linkage group LG15, ASM2008510v1, whole genome shotgun sequence genomic DNA carries:
- the gemin2 gene encoding gem-associated protein 2 isoform X3, translated as MKSDVEELMPRLLPVEFGAGTEVLDLNGPPRNPREYLRQVQLEASLCPEVVVAQIDPKKLKKKQTVNASNITKNRKHWSSQTLDDNVLMPKQTDEEGWKRFCLGETVYLGTSSCQTDAKPEPALDYSKVGFPPFLSIVSRLNQSTVLMVLEILISWFEEREFVPQLGCWLYALLACLEKPLLPEAHSSIRQLARRCAQIRSKLESQEDEHLPALNLLICLVARYFEQNDLADQPE; from the exons ATGAAGTCGGACGTGGAAGAGCTAATGCCGAGGCTGCTGCCCGTTGAGTTTGGAGCCGGTACAGAGGTCCTGGACCTGAATGGACCACCGAGAAACCCCCGGGAATACCTCCGACAAGTCCA ATTGGAGGCGTCACTATGTCCAGAGGTGGTGGTTGCTCAGATTGACCCCAAGAaactgaagaagaaacaaacTGTTAATGCCTCT AACATCACAAAGAACAGGAAACACTGGAGCAGCCAGACTCTGGACGACAATGTGCTGATG CCAAAGCAAACAGATGAGGAGGGCTGGAAGAGATTTTGTTTAGGAGAGACGGTCTATCTGGGTACTTCGTCCTGCCAAACAGATGCTAAACCAGAGCCAGCACTGGACTATAGCAAG GTGGGCTTCCCTCCCTTCCTAAGCATAGTCAGCAGACTGAACCAG TCCACAGTGCTGATGGTGTTGGAAATTCTAATCAGTTGGTTTGAGGAACGCGAGTTTGTTCCACAGTTG GGTTGCTGGTTGTATGCTTTGTTGGCCTGCCTGGAGAAGCCTCTGCTGCCTGAAGCCCACTCCTCCATCAGACAGCTGGCCAGGAGATGTGCTCAGATCCGCAGCAAACTG GAGAGTCAGGAGGATGAGCATCTgcctgccctcaacctgctcaTCTGTCTTGTTGCCAG ATACTTTGAGCAGAATGACCTGGCTGACCAGCCAGAGTGA
- the gemin2 gene encoding gem-associated protein 2 isoform X1, producing MKSDVEELMPRLLPVEFGAGTEVLDLNGPPRNPREYLRQVQLEASLCPEVVVAQIDPKKLKKKQTVNASVAGCHAAPVGFSPSLSWQQQQVSNFSDVRQNITKNRKHWSSQTLDDNVLMPKQTDEEGWKRFCLGETVYLGTSSCQTDAKPEPALDYSKVGFPPFLSIVSRLNQSTVLMVLEILISWFEEREFVPQLGCWLYALLACLEKPLLPEAHSSIRQLARRCAQIRSKLESQEDEHLPALNLLICLVARYFEQNDLADQPE from the exons ATGAAGTCGGACGTGGAAGAGCTAATGCCGAGGCTGCTGCCCGTTGAGTTTGGAGCCGGTACAGAGGTCCTGGACCTGAATGGACCACCGAGAAACCCCCGGGAATACCTCCGACAAGTCCA ATTGGAGGCGTCACTATGTCCAGAGGTGGTGGTTGCTCAGATTGACCCCAAGAaactgaagaagaaacaaacTGTTAATGCCTCT gtggcAGGTTGCCATGCTGCACCAGTGGGTTTCTCCCCCAGTCTCAgttggcagcagcagcaagtcAGTAACTTCTCAGATGTCAGACAG AACATCACAAAGAACAGGAAACACTGGAGCAGCCAGACTCTGGACGACAATGTGCTGATG CCAAAGCAAACAGATGAGGAGGGCTGGAAGAGATTTTGTTTAGGAGAGACGGTCTATCTGGGTACTTCGTCCTGCCAAACAGATGCTAAACCAGAGCCAGCACTGGACTATAGCAAG GTGGGCTTCCCTCCCTTCCTAAGCATAGTCAGCAGACTGAACCAG TCCACAGTGCTGATGGTGTTGGAAATTCTAATCAGTTGGTTTGAGGAACGCGAGTTTGTTCCACAGTTG GGTTGCTGGTTGTATGCTTTGTTGGCCTGCCTGGAGAAGCCTCTGCTGCCTGAAGCCCACTCCTCCATCAGACAGCTGGCCAGGAGATGTGCTCAGATCCGCAGCAAACTG GAGAGTCAGGAGGATGAGCATCTgcctgccctcaacctgctcaTCTGTCTTGTTGCCAG ATACTTTGAGCAGAATGACCTGGCTGACCAGCCAGAGTGA
- the gemin2 gene encoding gem-associated protein 2 isoform X2: MKSDVEELMPRLLPVEFGAGTEVLDLNGPPRNPREYLRQVQLEASLCPEVVVAQIDPKKLKKKQTVNASVAGCHAAPVGFSPSLSWQQQQVSNFSDVRQNITKNRKHWSSQTLDDNVLMPKQTDEEGWKRFCLGETVYLGTSSCQTDAKPEPALDYSKSTVLMVLEILISWFEEREFVPQLGCWLYALLACLEKPLLPEAHSSIRQLARRCAQIRSKLESQEDEHLPALNLLICLVARYFEQNDLADQPE, translated from the exons ATGAAGTCGGACGTGGAAGAGCTAATGCCGAGGCTGCTGCCCGTTGAGTTTGGAGCCGGTACAGAGGTCCTGGACCTGAATGGACCACCGAGAAACCCCCGGGAATACCTCCGACAAGTCCA ATTGGAGGCGTCACTATGTCCAGAGGTGGTGGTTGCTCAGATTGACCCCAAGAaactgaagaagaaacaaacTGTTAATGCCTCT gtggcAGGTTGCCATGCTGCACCAGTGGGTTTCTCCCCCAGTCTCAgttggcagcagcagcaagtcAGTAACTTCTCAGATGTCAGACAG AACATCACAAAGAACAGGAAACACTGGAGCAGCCAGACTCTGGACGACAATGTGCTGATG CCAAAGCAAACAGATGAGGAGGGCTGGAAGAGATTTTGTTTAGGAGAGACGGTCTATCTGGGTACTTCGTCCTGCCAAACAGATGCTAAACCAGAGCCAGCACTGGACTATAGCAAG TCCACAGTGCTGATGGTGTTGGAAATTCTAATCAGTTGGTTTGAGGAACGCGAGTTTGTTCCACAGTTG GGTTGCTGGTTGTATGCTTTGTTGGCCTGCCTGGAGAAGCCTCTGCTGCCTGAAGCCCACTCCTCCATCAGACAGCTGGCCAGGAGATGTGCTCAGATCCGCAGCAAACTG GAGAGTCAGGAGGATGAGCATCTgcctgccctcaacctgctcaTCTGTCTTGTTGCCAG ATACTTTGAGCAGAATGACCTGGCTGACCAGCCAGAGTGA
- the gemin2 gene encoding gem-associated protein 2 isoform X4, which translates to MKSDVEELMPRLLPVEFGAGTEVLDLNGPPRNPREYLRQVQLEASLCPEVVVAQIDPKKLKKKQTVNASVAGCHAAPVGFSPSLSWQQQQVSNFSDVRQNITKNRKHWSSQTLDDNVLMPKQTDEEGWKRFCLGETVYLGTSSCQTDAKPEPALDYSKGCWLYALLACLEKPLLPEAHSSIRQLARRCAQIRSKLESQEDEHLPALNLLICLVARYFEQNDLADQPE; encoded by the exons ATGAAGTCGGACGTGGAAGAGCTAATGCCGAGGCTGCTGCCCGTTGAGTTTGGAGCCGGTACAGAGGTCCTGGACCTGAATGGACCACCGAGAAACCCCCGGGAATACCTCCGACAAGTCCA ATTGGAGGCGTCACTATGTCCAGAGGTGGTGGTTGCTCAGATTGACCCCAAGAaactgaagaagaaacaaacTGTTAATGCCTCT gtggcAGGTTGCCATGCTGCACCAGTGGGTTTCTCCCCCAGTCTCAgttggcagcagcagcaagtcAGTAACTTCTCAGATGTCAGACAG AACATCACAAAGAACAGGAAACACTGGAGCAGCCAGACTCTGGACGACAATGTGCTGATG CCAAAGCAAACAGATGAGGAGGGCTGGAAGAGATTTTGTTTAGGAGAGACGGTCTATCTGGGTACTTCGTCCTGCCAAACAGATGCTAAACCAGAGCCAGCACTGGACTATAGCAAG GGTTGCTGGTTGTATGCTTTGTTGGCCTGCCTGGAGAAGCCTCTGCTGCCTGAAGCCCACTCCTCCATCAGACAGCTGGCCAGGAGATGTGCTCAGATCCGCAGCAAACTG GAGAGTCAGGAGGATGAGCATCTgcctgccctcaacctgctcaTCTGTCTTGTTGCCAG ATACTTTGAGCAGAATGACCTGGCTGACCAGCCAGAGTGA